GAGGTCCTAATCCTCTCGAAACGAATATCGCCCATACGACAAGCCCTAAACCTAATACAATAACGAGCGGTCCTGCCCAAAGCTCAAAAAATTTAACGCGTTCCATTCCATGAGAGATGATATAGGCATGTAAAATCCAGAACAGTGCTACTGCAATTGCCTCGTTTAAACCCATGCCTAAAATATTAAAGGCGGATAAACTGTTCCACCCCGGTATTAATGCACCTAATACAGCACCTACTGCCATACTTCCGGCATACGCCTGCACCGCAAACCAAAAAATAGCAACAAATGCCCGAATAAGTATCGGAAAATGGGCTCCATTATAGCCAAAAGAAGCACGAACTAAAACCGGGAACGGCAGACCATATTTTGCACCGGCAACACTATTCAGCCACATAACAATAATAAGAATAATATTTGCAATAATTACAGTTGCTAACGCCTGCCAAACACTCATACCTAACCCAAGCAAGCTTCCCGCTGTCTCATACGCCACGATGTTATGAACCATTCCCATCCATACCGTCGTGTAATTGATCCAATTCCAATTTCTTTTCTCCTTGGGAACTGGTGCAAGATCCTCATTGTACAGCGATGGATCCTTCACATTCAATGCATTTGTCGCTTCCGGTGAAATGGTACTCAAGTTACATCCTCCTTTTGTTAATAAATTTTATTAAAACCCAGGTGAGAAAATAGGGTTTAATAACTTATTTAATAGAGAATCTCTGTGTAAACTTGCAAATCTATAACCGAAATACAGACAAGATCTACCAATCGTCGGGAACAAAAACGAATACACTGTTGCAGTAAAACGGATAAAACATTGTTTATTCCATAAATTAGTCTCATTCTATCAAAGGATCTAACCAATGTTCTTCTTTTAGAGAGGAAATCTAACATGTATTTTTTCTAAAATTCAATTTATTCCGTCGCTTTTCAAGAAAACGTAAATGTGGTTAACAAAGCGCGAAACTATTTATCCTGCCAGATGCGCATACAAGTGTGATGATTTCTTAGGGTTTTATTAGAGCGGGACAGAGAGATTGTTCGGGGATGATGGGGGTAAGTCGCAAGAAGGCTGTGAAGGACAAAATGCAGAAAAAGTGCCTGAGAATTGTCCTTCATACGGGTTGTGAAGGACAAAATAGAGCAAAATAGCCAGGGAATCGTCCTTCATACGGGTTGTGAAGGACAAAATGCAGAAAAAGTGCCTGAGAATTGTCCTTCATACGGGTTCTGTAGGACATTATAGAGCAAAAGTGACAGGGAATTGTCCTTCATTTGAGTTATGAAGGACAATATGCAGAAAAAGCGCCTGAGAATTGTCCTTCATTTGGGTTCTGTAGATAAAAAATAACATAACAGCCTATTTACTAAAGATTAGCTGATTTTTCAATTTTACGTATCCACTTGTAGTAAATTAATACAAGTATCAGCAAAATCGGGTCGCAAATGGCTGAATAACCTAATTTCCACCACCCGTAATGAAAGTAACCCCAGGGTTCGGGCAGTAACGTTAATGACTCATAAAACAGAATAAACAGAACCCACAAAAAGGTATAAATAAACCGCTTTACAAGCGAAGAATGAAAGGGATACCAATTTAAAAACATCGTATTTACCGGTGGTATAACCATTGTAAGCGGAAGAAAAGCAAACCACTCAATATGATTAGCAGTAAAATACCAATAACCTTTGTATTGAAAATCCAAATACAAATCAACGAGTGATTGAAAAGAAATTGTAAACGTCCAAATATGGACAATTTGATTTGTAGTAAGTCGTTTAATTGTTAAAAAAGCAACCGAATTAAATAATATAATTGCGATAATGAGTCCAATCACTTCTGAAAAACTCCCTTTTTGAAAGAGTCTTTCCTTATTCGTATTTCCTTATTCCAGCAAGCCTTTTATGAGCGATCAATATATGCCAAGGTTATATTGGTCTCGCAGGCTAATATGAAATCCATTTTATTTTACCAAGCATTCTTGACACTTTCATTTTGCTTGATGATAAAAGATAAAAAATAGAGCTTCTCCTTTTATAGGGAAAGCTCTTTTGAAAGAATGACTTCCATATACACAGATTGCAAGCTGAATACTTCACAGGCCGAGGCAAATATAAGATCGTTTTAATTCAATGTACAAACACTATCCCTATTCTCTAAATAATGTGATACGATCCAATGCCGGGAAGAGATTTCCTCGCCTCTGATCAATTTGATTAAATTACGCGCTGCAGTCATGCCAATTTCCTCCGCAGAGTATTTAACCGTTGACAATTTTGGACGAATAAAGGATGACATATCAATACCATCAAAGCCAAAGATAGAGACATCTTCGGGAACGCGTAACCCTATTTCCAGCAAATAATTCATCGCCCCGATCGCTATTCTGTCTGTAGCACAAAATATTGCAGTTGGCATTGATTCGGCTTCGCAAATCTTACGCATAGAAGTTATTCCATCCTCTACAGAAATCCCGCTTTCCACAACCCAATCCTTGTAGATGGAAATACCCGCCTCATTCAACGCTCGCACGTATCCTTGATAACGGTGATCTCCTGAGGCAATATCTCCGCTTCGTACCCGAAGCATGGCAATTTTTCGATGCCCCTGTTGGATAAGGTAAGTCACCGCTTCATAAGCTGCAGTAACGTTATCTACGTGAACAGTCGGAACTGTATCTAAACTATCCCGGCCAACCAAAATGAGTGGAATATTGGATACTTTGATACCTTTAACAAGCTCTTCTTTTAGATTCTCACTGGCTAAAATAATACCGTCCGCCTGTATTTCACGAAACATATTAAAATAATGGAGCTCATTTTCAAGGGTTCCGGCGGTTAAGCTT
This window of the Bacillus gobiensis genome carries:
- a CDS encoding LacI family DNA-binding transcriptional regulator; this translates as MEQTNFLPNAMARNLAKKESLLLGVMVPEVKNTVLDDLINGINQVSRLYGYNIMLSLTAGTLENELHYFNMFREIQADGIILASENLKEELVKGIKVSNIPLILVGRDSLDTVPTVHVDNVTAAYEAVTYLIQQGHRKIAMLRVRSGDIASGDHRYQGYVRALNEAGISIYKDWVVESGISVEDGITSMRKICEAESMPTAIFCATDRIAIGAMNYLLEIGLRVPEDVSIFGFDGIDMSSFIRPKLSTVKYSAEEIGMTAARNLIKLIRGEEISSRHWIVSHYLENRDSVCTLN